Proteins found in one Planococcus citri chromosome 2, ihPlaCitr1.1, whole genome shotgun sequence genomic segment:
- the cactin gene encoding splicing factor Cactin → MMRASSSHAHVSRHHYGSDHSESDRSDRRHRERERQRERDQDRERERDRYRERERDRDRDRERERDRDRERERDRERERERDREREQDRDRNRDRERDRDRSAHKKHKKHEVESPVRNKKSKKHKDHRKSKHKRRDSSSSSSSSSSSSKSSSSSASSSKSDTEVKLLKRLAEKRKEIMEQKRKQKEVMKATETAEEKRRRRLLKKEAKERKRKELMGWDNDYLHYTNNDNPFGDNNLLSTFVWDKKLSKDGLEGLTREELQMKSRQQMEESKRELEKVKKRRLERELERQKKDEELSLLQRSKEAAQFEEWERQEDQFHLQQARLRSQIRIQDGRAKPIDLLAKYISSEEDVDAILTELMHEPYTYLNGLSIQDLEDLIEDIKVYMELEKGKNLDYWNDITILVNDELHKLRKLEKQSDFEVLRREGISQSVVTDVKKIFHGKTVKELESLQRQIEAKIHSGEEGIDIGYWESLLSELKAYMARGRLRDRHQENLKKKLEILKAEQGVQKPEPDETAVKAEPGDDTENKSDHETQNEDDQESDEQEEPSEYSEDYNTGMYSPQFVSVDSLEPGTIIVSEEDDLNRLKFMRSQVQNSGSRVESVISKEEVALQREARKGMTDDECEFSVESTLENQVFLWSDKYRPRKPRYFNRVHTGFEWNKYNQTHYDMDNPPPKIVQGYKFNIFYPDLIDKSSTPEYHLTACPDNPDFAILRFKAGPPYEDIAFKVVHREWEYSYKKGFRCQFQNNIFQLWFHFKRYRYRR, encoded by the exons ATGAT GCGGGCAAGTTCATCTCATGCTCATGTTTCTCGTCATCATTACGGTTCCGATCATTCCGAAAGTGACAGAAGCGATAGAAGACATCGTGAACGGGAACGCCAAAGAGAACGAGATCAAGATAGAGAAAGAGAACGGGATCGGTATCGAGAAAGAGAACGGGATCGCGATCGAGATCGAGAAAGAGAACGGGATCGAGATCGAGAAAGAGAACGAGAtcgagaaagagaaagagaacgAGATCGAGAAAGAGAACAGGATCGAGACAGGAATCGGGATCGGGAACGCGATCGTGACAGATCTGCGCACAAGAAACACAAAAAACACGAAGTCGAATCACCAgtcagaaataaaaaatcgaaaaaacacaaAGATCACCGCAAAAGTAAACATAAAag GCGAGATTCATCCTCATCTTCATCTTCTTCATCATCGTCGTCCAAGTCATCTAGTTCTTCCGCATCGTCGAGTAAATCCGACACAGAAGTAAAACTACTAAAACGTTTGGCCGAAAAACGTAAAGAAATAATGGAACAGAAACGCAAACAAAAAGAGGTAATGAAAGCTACCGAAACAGCGGAAGAAAAACGTCGTCGAAGATTACTCAAGAAGGAAGCCAAAGAACGTAAACGAAAAGAGTTAATGGGCTGGGATAACGACTACTTGCATTATACCAATAATGATAATCCTTTCGGCGATAATAATTTACTATCGACGTTCGTCTGGGATAAGAAATTATCCAAAGATGGCCTGGAAGGTCTAACTAGAGAAGAGCTACAGATGAAAAGTAGACAGCAAATGGAAGAAAGTAAACGCGAATTGGAAAAA GTTAAAAAGAGGAGATTAGAACGTGAATTAGAACGCCAGAAAAAAGACGAAGAGTTGTCACTGTTGCAACGTTCCAAAGAAGCTGCTCAGTTCGAAGAATGGGAACGTCAAGAAGATCAGTTTCATTTACAACAAGCTCGGTTACGGTCTCAGATACGAATACAAGATGGCAGAG CCAAACCTATCGATTTATTAGCCAAATATATAAGCTCCGAAGAAGATGTAGACGCGATACTTACGGAATTAATGCACGAACCGTACACTTACCTAAATGGTTTATCCATTCAAGATTTAGAAGATCTCATCGAAGATATTAAAGTTTACATGGAgttggaaaaaggaaaaaatctaGATTACTGGAACGATATTACCATCTTGGTGAACGACGAACTgcataaattgagaaaattagaaaaacaatcGGATTTTGAAG TACTTCGAAGAGAAGGCATCAGCCAATCTGTTGTAACCGATGTTAAGAAAATATTCCATGGTAAAACTGTCAAAGAATTGGAATCACTGCAGAGACAAATAGAAGCCAAGATCCACAGTGGAGAAGAAGGTATCGATATCGGCTACTGGGAATCTTTATTATCAGAACTAAAAG CTTACATGGCTAGAGGCAGACTGAGAGATCGACATCaagaaaacttgaagaaaaaattagaaatactGAAAGCCGAACAAGGTGTCCAAAAACCCGAACCCGATGAAACTGCTGTGAAAGCCGAACCTGGAGACGATACCGAAAATAAATCCGACCACGAAACACAAAACGAAGACGATCAAGA atCCGACGAACAAGAAGAACCTTCGGAATACAGCGAAGATTACAATACTGGCATGTACAGTCCTCAATTCGTGAGCGTAGATAGTCTAGAACCAGGAACCATAATCGTATCCGAAGAAGACGACCTCAATAGATTGAAATTCATGCGATCGCAAGTTCAAAACAGCGGATCTCGTGTCGAA AGTGTCATTTCCAAAGAAGAAGTAGCTCTGCAGCGTGAAGCTCGTAAAGGTATGACTGACGATGAATGCGAGTTCTCGGTCGAATCCACTCTCGAAAACCAAGTGTTTCTTTGGTCCGATAAATATCGACCTAGAAAACCTAGATATTTCAATAG GGTCCATACTGGTTTCGAATGGAATAAATATAATCAAACTCACTACGATATGGATAATCCACCTCCAAAGATCGTCCAAGGTTACAAGTTCAATATATTTTATCCTGACTTGATTGATAAAAGTTCAACGCCCGAATATCACttg ACTGCTTGTCCCGATAACCCTGATTTCGCTATTCTACGATTCAAGGCCGGACCACCTTACGAAGATATCGCATTCAAAGTCGTCCACAGAGAATGGGAATACTCCTACAAGAAAGGATTCCGATGCCAATTCCAAAACAACATATTTCAATTATGGTTCCATTTCAAAAGATACAGATACAGAAGATAG
- the LOC135837882 gene encoding A disintegrin and metalloproteinase with thrombospondin motifs adt-1-like isoform X1, with the protein MHFHVLLQGLLVFCVVCKSTCDDEFFNQRFSVVQNISNLDVHRFMIDEELLFYFGTTSLNELPRYELIKFPRVSNIENLRFTAFNRFYDLYFENNDKLLSPYFRWFVVDDDDYHLKETDRNNCHYLHKESNLIVAFSFCEKNVNGLILHDNTALEIISLNDRLHRILNHDNNEEIINIIKPAFLDVEASNFDDDNHVLIQDNNLPFRRFMRRSSPSYRQVESASNNKLTLEVAVFFDEIAYKTFAPYFEYDTSQMKNMLLAYMNMVQALYYEPSLGIPLDIVLVQLEIFKQQPQDLPHYNGERSLLLDSFCIYNKKHNKPNDDDVNHWDMGLYVSGLDFYAVENGVRSGGTMGLATVGGVCTERYSCIISEFGATNEYGKPYPSAGFSSVYILAHEIGHNLGMHHDGTSNNCPKDGYIMSPSRGVYGETIWSSCSASVMYSLSSTAPCLCEVTSRKTDFDHNKFSLKPGQFWNAKKQCEILLKDVNAFVMNATQDMCTNLMCQSTHKSGFYHAGPALEGTKCDENKWCEDGNCVRMKTIPNLKIVKGGWSDWKNVGCKSACMVKSKGYQKKTRTCTNPAPVNTDEGCKGPAEDVQLCKDEKICKKTKRLNVVDYATFKCQEFSKLLPILEPNGTGIQAPYEEDRLWTACAIFCKRKSSDTFYSPRLDLNDMKVDPYFPDGTWCHTNGKQAYYCLQHLCLPDNDLRRSKNFSPSNSDLYVPQDASFDVNLTPEEIHRYLSVDMNGAPLLTTLKPINDFQPNEWNVDLNTL; encoded by the exons ATGCATTTTCACGTATTGTTACAGGGTTTGCTCGTGTTCTGTGTGGTTTGTAAATCAACGTgcgatgatgaattttttaatcagagATTCTCTGTTGTgcagaatatttcaaatttg GATGTACATCGCTTCATGATTGATGAAGAACTCTTATTTTATTTCGGTACCACGTCTTTAAATGAGCTCCCACGTTatgaattgataaaatttcctcGGGTttcgaatattgaaaatttaagattCACAGCTTTCAATAG atTTTAcgatttgtattttgaaaacaatgatAAATTGTTGAGTCCTTATTTTCGATGGTTTGTGGTGGACGATGATGATTACCACTTGAAAGAAACTGATCGAAATAATTGTCACTATTTGCACAAAGAATCTAATTTAATCGTGGCGTTTAGTTTTTGTGAAAAGAAtgtg AATGGTTTGATTTTACACGATAACACAGCTTTAGAAATCATCTCATTGAACGATCGTTTGCATCGAATTTTGAATCATGACAACAACGAAGAAATAATCAATATAATCAAACCTGCGTTTTTGGACGTGGAAGCTTCAAATTTTGACGACGATAATCATG tcctAATTCAAGATAATAATCTTCCATTCAGGAGGTTCATGAGACGTTCCTCCCCTAGTTATCGACAA GTCGAAAGTGCATCGAATAACAAATTAACTTTGGAAGTAGCtgtattttttgacgaaattgcgTATAAAACGTTCGCTCCGTATTTCGAATACGATACTAgccaaatgaaaaatatgttacTAGCCTACATGAACATG GTTCAAGCATTATATTACGAGCCCAGTTTAGGAATACCTTTGGACATTGTACTGGTGCAATTGGAAATCTTCAAGCAGCAGCCTCAAGATTTACCTCATTACAATGGCGAACGAAGTCTTCTTTTAGATTCCTTttgtatttataataaaaaacacaataagCCGAACGACGATGATGTTAATCATTGGGATATGGGTCTATATGTATCTGG GCTTGATTTTTATGCGGTTGAAAATGGCGTTAGAAGTGGGGGAACAATGG gtcTGGCTACTGTTGGTGGAGTCTGCACTGAAAGATATTCGTGCATAATTAGCGAATTTGGAGCTACCAATGAGTACGGAAAACCTTACCCTTCAGCCGGATTTTCATCTGTGTATATTTTAGCTCATGAAATCGGAcacaa CTTAGGAATGCATCACGATGGAACTTCGAATAATTGTCCTAAAGATGGCTACATAATGTCTCCTTCTCGAGGCGTTTACGGTGAAACAATTTGGTCATCTTGTAGTGCCTCTGTTATGTACTCTTTGAG CTCAACAGCTCCTTGTTTATGCGAAGTAACTTCACGGAAGACAGATTTCGATCACAATAAATTCTCGTTGAAACCGGGTCAATTTTGGAATGCTAAAAAGCAATGTGAGATTTTGCTGAAAGATGTTAACGCATTCGTGATGAATGCTACTcag GATATGTGTACCAATTTAATGTGCCAATCAACCCATAAGTCTGGTTTTTATCACGCTGGACCTGCTTTGGAAGGAACGAAATGTGATGAGAATAAG tggTGCGAAGATGGAAACTGCGTTAGGATGAAAACAATcccgaatttaaaaattgtaaaaggaGGATGGTCCGATTGGAAAAATGTAGGATGTAAAAGTGCTTGTATGGTGAAATcaaaag GTTatcagaaaaaaacacgaacttGTACAAATCCAGCTCCAGTCAACACTGATGAAGGGTGCAAAGGTCCAGCAGAAGATGTTCAATTGTGTAAAGacgaaaaa atttgcaaaaaaacaaaaagattgAACGTTGTTGATTATGCTACGTTCAAGTGTCAAGAGTTCAGTAAACTTCTACCGATATTAGAACCAAACGGAACTGGTATTCAAGCTCCTTACGAAGAAG ATAGGTTATGGACCGCTTGTGCGATATTCTGCAAACGAAAGAGCTCAGATACATTTTATAGCCCTCGTCTTGATCTAAATGATATGAAAGTTGATCCATATTTTCCAGATGGTACTTGGTGCCATACCAACGGTAAACAAGCTTATTACTGCTTGCAGCATTTGTGCCTTCCCGACAAT GATTTACGcagaagtaaaaatttttcaccttcaaATAGCGATTTATATGTTCCTCAAGATGCAAGCTTCGATGTTAATCTAACGCCGGAAGAAATTCATCGATATTTAAGCGTAGATATGAATGGTGCTCCGCTATTAACAACTTTAAAACCTATCAACGATTTCCAACCTAACGAATGGAACGTAGATTTGAATACTCTATAA
- the LOC135837882 gene encoding A disintegrin and metalloproteinase with thrombospondin motifs adt-1-like isoform X2 encodes MIDEELLFYFGTTSLNELPRYELIKFPRVSNIENLRFTAFNRFYDLYFENNDKLLSPYFRWFVVDDDDYHLKETDRNNCHYLHKESNLIVAFSFCEKNVNGLILHDNTALEIISLNDRLHRILNHDNNEEIINIIKPAFLDVEASNFDDDNHVLIQDNNLPFRRFMRRSSPSYRQVESASNNKLTLEVAVFFDEIAYKTFAPYFEYDTSQMKNMLLAYMNMVQALYYEPSLGIPLDIVLVQLEIFKQQPQDLPHYNGERSLLLDSFCIYNKKHNKPNDDDVNHWDMGLYVSGLDFYAVENGVRSGGTMGLATVGGVCTERYSCIISEFGATNEYGKPYPSAGFSSVYILAHEIGHNLGMHHDGTSNNCPKDGYIMSPSRGVYGETIWSSCSASVMYSLSSTAPCLCEVTSRKTDFDHNKFSLKPGQFWNAKKQCEILLKDVNAFVMNATQDMCTNLMCQSTHKSGFYHAGPALEGTKCDENKWCEDGNCVRMKTIPNLKIVKGGWSDWKNVGCKSACMVKSKGYQKKTRTCTNPAPVNTDEGCKGPAEDVQLCKDEKICKKTKRLNVVDYATFKCQEFSKLLPILEPNGTGIQAPYEEDRLWTACAIFCKRKSSDTFYSPRLDLNDMKVDPYFPDGTWCHTNGKQAYYCLQHLCLPDNDLRRSKNFSPSNSDLYVPQDASFDVNLTPEEIHRYLSVDMNGAPLLTTLKPINDFQPNEWNVDLNTL; translated from the exons ATGATTGATGAAGAACTCTTATTTTATTTCGGTACCACGTCTTTAAATGAGCTCCCACGTTatgaattgataaaatttcctcGGGTttcgaatattgaaaatttaagattCACAGCTTTCAATAG atTTTAcgatttgtattttgaaaacaatgatAAATTGTTGAGTCCTTATTTTCGATGGTTTGTGGTGGACGATGATGATTACCACTTGAAAGAAACTGATCGAAATAATTGTCACTATTTGCACAAAGAATCTAATTTAATCGTGGCGTTTAGTTTTTGTGAAAAGAAtgtg AATGGTTTGATTTTACACGATAACACAGCTTTAGAAATCATCTCATTGAACGATCGTTTGCATCGAATTTTGAATCATGACAACAACGAAGAAATAATCAATATAATCAAACCTGCGTTTTTGGACGTGGAAGCTTCAAATTTTGACGACGATAATCATG tcctAATTCAAGATAATAATCTTCCATTCAGGAGGTTCATGAGACGTTCCTCCCCTAGTTATCGACAA GTCGAAAGTGCATCGAATAACAAATTAACTTTGGAAGTAGCtgtattttttgacgaaattgcgTATAAAACGTTCGCTCCGTATTTCGAATACGATACTAgccaaatgaaaaatatgttacTAGCCTACATGAACATG GTTCAAGCATTATATTACGAGCCCAGTTTAGGAATACCTTTGGACATTGTACTGGTGCAATTGGAAATCTTCAAGCAGCAGCCTCAAGATTTACCTCATTACAATGGCGAACGAAGTCTTCTTTTAGATTCCTTttgtatttataataaaaaacacaataagCCGAACGACGATGATGTTAATCATTGGGATATGGGTCTATATGTATCTGG GCTTGATTTTTATGCGGTTGAAAATGGCGTTAGAAGTGGGGGAACAATGG gtcTGGCTACTGTTGGTGGAGTCTGCACTGAAAGATATTCGTGCATAATTAGCGAATTTGGAGCTACCAATGAGTACGGAAAACCTTACCCTTCAGCCGGATTTTCATCTGTGTATATTTTAGCTCATGAAATCGGAcacaa CTTAGGAATGCATCACGATGGAACTTCGAATAATTGTCCTAAAGATGGCTACATAATGTCTCCTTCTCGAGGCGTTTACGGTGAAACAATTTGGTCATCTTGTAGTGCCTCTGTTATGTACTCTTTGAG CTCAACAGCTCCTTGTTTATGCGAAGTAACTTCACGGAAGACAGATTTCGATCACAATAAATTCTCGTTGAAACCGGGTCAATTTTGGAATGCTAAAAAGCAATGTGAGATTTTGCTGAAAGATGTTAACGCATTCGTGATGAATGCTACTcag GATATGTGTACCAATTTAATGTGCCAATCAACCCATAAGTCTGGTTTTTATCACGCTGGACCTGCTTTGGAAGGAACGAAATGTGATGAGAATAAG tggTGCGAAGATGGAAACTGCGTTAGGATGAAAACAATcccgaatttaaaaattgtaaaaggaGGATGGTCCGATTGGAAAAATGTAGGATGTAAAAGTGCTTGTATGGTGAAATcaaaag GTTatcagaaaaaaacacgaacttGTACAAATCCAGCTCCAGTCAACACTGATGAAGGGTGCAAAGGTCCAGCAGAAGATGTTCAATTGTGTAAAGacgaaaaa atttgcaaaaaaacaaaaagattgAACGTTGTTGATTATGCTACGTTCAAGTGTCAAGAGTTCAGTAAACTTCTACCGATATTAGAACCAAACGGAACTGGTATTCAAGCTCCTTACGAAGAAG ATAGGTTATGGACCGCTTGTGCGATATTCTGCAAACGAAAGAGCTCAGATACATTTTATAGCCCTCGTCTTGATCTAAATGATATGAAAGTTGATCCATATTTTCCAGATGGTACTTGGTGCCATACCAACGGTAAACAAGCTTATTACTGCTTGCAGCATTTGTGCCTTCCCGACAAT GATTTACGcagaagtaaaaatttttcaccttcaaATAGCGATTTATATGTTCCTCAAGATGCAAGCTTCGATGTTAATCTAACGCCGGAAGAAATTCATCGATATTTAAGCGTAGATATGAATGGTGCTCCGCTATTAACAACTTTAAAACCTATCAACGATTTCCAACCTAACGAATGGAACGTAGATTTGAATACTCTATAA